One window of Hydractinia symbiolongicarpus strain clone_291-10 chromosome 3, HSymV2.1, whole genome shotgun sequence genomic DNA carries:
- the LOC130635424 gene encoding matrilin-3-like, whose protein sequence is MTDSSRSMMPKAYQKSLEFIASVTEAFDIQEEGTHVAVIQYATNARIIFDFNKFKGEAMSKEKVVDEIKKIPSSNGKSTRIDKALNLAFKVFSEKHGGRKGIPKIAILITDGLQSYTEDKPQPIKTSKKLQGTGVHVYTVGVGMEINKYDLKIMASDHNSTFIANDLKDLLKFAKKIPKKICEDVELISPTPKPTHKTTKNKGSVTEECPFDE, encoded by the exons ATGACCGACTCTTCAAGGAGTATGATGCCCAAAGCCTACCAAAAGAGCTTAGAATTTATAGCATCGGTAACCGAAGCATTTGACATTCAGGAGGAAGGAACACACGTGGCAGTTATACAGTATGCAACAAACGCCAGAATAATATttgattttaacaaatttaaaggCGAAGCCATGAGCAAAGAAAAGGTTGTAgatgaaataaagaaaattccTTCCAGTAATGGTAAATCAACAAGAATTGATAAAGCCTTGAATCTTGCTTTCAAAGTCTTCAGTGAGAAACATGGAGGGCGAAAAGGCATTCCAAAA ATTGCTATCCTCATAACTGATGGTCTTCAATCGTATACTGAAGATAAACCTCAACCAATAAAAACATCGAAAAAATTACAAGGAACTGGTGTCCACGTATATACGGTTGGAGTCGGAATGGAAATTAATAAGTATGACTTAAAAATAATGGCTTCTGATCATAACAGTACATTCATCGCAAATGACCTCAAAGATCTGTTGAAGTTTGCAAAGAAAattccgaaaaaaatatgtgaag ATGTTGAATTGATTTCACCGACACCAAAACCTACGCATAAAACAACGAAGAATAAAGGATCTGTGACGGAAG aatGTCCGTTTGATGAGTAA